One region of Solea senegalensis isolate Sse05_10M linkage group LG14, IFAPA_SoseM_1, whole genome shotgun sequence genomic DNA includes:
- the tab3 gene encoding TGF-beta-activated kinase 1 and MAP3K7-binding protein 3 isoform X1, translating into MAQGGSQLDYHILQDLKQRFPEIPEGVVSQCLLQNNNNLDLCCHLLAQESNRYLYGEFHHSPEEGRVRNHMLHISLGYPGSEASKTNGGAAGVGRSLVHSTSDSHIEPQRPSYPEPLSAPATMAPSPGYNPFFMNDQSRTASTPTPPPTMQGMSPTYAPIPRYTMNPITVTLSQNIPNVPQALQIPPGHYANSTNTTLYIRPSPSQSPQPAPWSSSAASVYQHQQSPYSTPTYGSPYSSPQHQVQPQPQPQPQPQPQPQHQQYVFLPISSPTLPSMPYHHQQQPQQQPAVYRPYHTKSSLKNQIEITLEGPRPRSNSPVHTPHPQGALYMATSPSPSSPSRGITMSGPPGPAAFHPGLYLQHQGPARPRPASSPQPGQSAYTFKIKVSPGGQAQRPSSSPPVTEAESLLNIVDQGEHNAAPAPILPISALPGNIANQFQQMPRRTSSGSDDYAYTQALLLHQRARMERLLKELMLEKQKLEQLKADVNNMEYDALQRRFRRVNSTSLIPRPEEMTRLRSFNRQLQIDIDCTLKETDLLQSRGKFDPKAMNNFYDNIQPGPVVPPKPGKKEGEQGSKSVPRLQRDEDFEGAQWNCESCTFLNHPALNRCEQCEMPRCT; encoded by the exons ATGGCGCAGGGAGGTTCTCAGCTCGACTACCACATCCTGCAGGACCTCAAGCAGCGTTTCCCGGAGATCCCAGAAGGGGTAGTGTCACAGTGCCTTCTGCAG aacaacaacaacctggaTCTCTGCTGCCACCTCCTTGCCCAGGAGAGTAATAGATACCTGTATGGAGAGTTCCACCACAGCCCAGAAGAAGGGCGAGTGAGAAACCACATGCTGCACATTAGTCTGGGCTACCCAGGCTCAGAGGCAAGTAAGACAAacggaggagcagcaggagtaGGGCGCTCTCTTGTGCACAGCACTAGTGACAGTCACATCGAACCCCAGCGGCCGAGCTACCCTGAGCCACTGTCAGCCCCTGCCACTATGGCCCCCTCCCCTGGATATAAtcctttttttatgaatgacCAGAGCCGCACTGCAAGCACTCCCACTCCTCCACCCACCATGCAGGGCATGTCTCCCACATATGCCCCTATCCCACGTTATACTATGAACCCAATAACGGTCACCCTTTCTCAAAATATACCCAATGTTCCACAGGCTCTGCAGATCCCTCCTGGGCACTATGctaacagcacaaacacaaccttATATATTCGACCCTCACCCTCCCAGAGCCCACAGCCAGCACCCTGGTCCTCTTCAGCAGCATCTGTCTATCAGCATCAGCAATCTCCCTACAGCACTCCCACATATGGCTCACCTTACAGCTCCCCACAACATCAAGTCCAGCCACAGCCCCAACCACAGCCTCAGCCCCAGCCACAACCCCAGCACCAGCAATATGTCTTTCTCCCTATTAGCTCCCCAACCCTTCCCAGCATGCCCTACCATCACCAGCAACAACCCCAACAACAGCCAGCTGTCTACAGGCCCTACCACACAAAAAGTTCTCTCAAGAACCAAATAGAGATTACCTTGGAGGGTCCACGACCACGCAGCAACTCACCCGTGCACACCCCTCACCCCCAAGGAGCGCTTTACATGGCCACCAGCCCTTCACCCAGCTCCCCTTCAAGGGGCATCACTATGAGTGGACCTCCAGGCCCAGCAGCCTTTCATCCTGGCTTGTACCTGCAGCACCAGGGTCCTGCAAGGCCTCGGCCAGCCTCTTCTCCTCAACCAGGCCAATCAGCCTACACTTTCAAAATCAAAGTGTCCCCCGGAGGTCAGGCCCAGAGGCCATCCAGCTCACCTCCAGTGACTGAAGCAGAGTCTCTTCTCAACATAGTAGACCAAGGGGAGCACAACGCTGCACCTGCACCCATCCTCCCCATTTCCGCTCTACCAGGGAATATTGCTAATCAATTTCAGCAAATGCCCCGACGCACAAGCTCAGGCTCTGATGACTATGCTTACACACAAG CTCTCTTGCTCCACCAGCGGGCCAGGATGGAGCGTCTACTGAAGGAACTGATGCTGGAGAAGCAGAAACTAGAGCAGCTCAAAGCTGATGTCAACAACATGGAATATGATGCCCTTCAAAGGCGCTTTCGACGAGTAAATTCAACCAGTCTTATACCCAGA CCAGAGGAGATGACCAGATTGCGGAGTTTTAACAGACAGCTTCAGATTGATATCGACTGTACTCTGAAAGAGACGGATCTACTGCAGTCTAGag GGAAGTTTGATCCAAAAGCAATGAACAACTTTTATGACAACATTCAGCCTGGTCCAGTTGTTCCACCTAAACCCGGAAAGAAAG AAGGGGAGCAGGGCTCCAAGTCAGTGCCAAGGCTTCAGAGGGACGAGGACTTTGAAGGCGCCCAGTGGAACTGTGAAAGCTGCACCTTCCTCAACCACCCTGCACTCAACCGCTGTGAACAGTGCGAGATGCCGCGCTGCACCTGA
- the tab3 gene encoding TGF-beta-activated kinase 1 and MAP3K7-binding protein 3 isoform X2, which translates to MNNNNLDLCCHLLAQESNRYLYGEFHHSPEEGRVRNHMLHISLGYPGSEASKTNGGAAGVGRSLVHSTSDSHIEPQRPSYPEPLSAPATMAPSPGYNPFFMNDQSRTASTPTPPPTMQGMSPTYAPIPRYTMNPITVTLSQNIPNVPQALQIPPGHYANSTNTTLYIRPSPSQSPQPAPWSSSAASVYQHQQSPYSTPTYGSPYSSPQHQVQPQPQPQPQPQPQPQHQQYVFLPISSPTLPSMPYHHQQQPQQQPAVYRPYHTKSSLKNQIEITLEGPRPRSNSPVHTPHPQGALYMATSPSPSSPSRGITMSGPPGPAAFHPGLYLQHQGPARPRPASSPQPGQSAYTFKIKVSPGGQAQRPSSSPPVTEAESLLNIVDQGEHNAAPAPILPISALPGNIANQFQQMPRRTSSGSDDYAYTQALLLHQRARMERLLKELMLEKQKLEQLKADVNNMEYDALQRRFRRVNSTSLIPRPEEMTRLRSFNRQLQIDIDCTLKETDLLQSRGKFDPKAMNNFYDNIQPGPVVPPKPGKKEGEQGSKSVPRLQRDEDFEGAQWNCESCTFLNHPALNRCEQCEMPRCT; encoded by the exons ATG aacaacaacaacctggaTCTCTGCTGCCACCTCCTTGCCCAGGAGAGTAATAGATACCTGTATGGAGAGTTCCACCACAGCCCAGAAGAAGGGCGAGTGAGAAACCACATGCTGCACATTAGTCTGGGCTACCCAGGCTCAGAGGCAAGTAAGACAAacggaggagcagcaggagtaGGGCGCTCTCTTGTGCACAGCACTAGTGACAGTCACATCGAACCCCAGCGGCCGAGCTACCCTGAGCCACTGTCAGCCCCTGCCACTATGGCCCCCTCCCCTGGATATAAtcctttttttatgaatgacCAGAGCCGCACTGCAAGCACTCCCACTCCTCCACCCACCATGCAGGGCATGTCTCCCACATATGCCCCTATCCCACGTTATACTATGAACCCAATAACGGTCACCCTTTCTCAAAATATACCCAATGTTCCACAGGCTCTGCAGATCCCTCCTGGGCACTATGctaacagcacaaacacaaccttATATATTCGACCCTCACCCTCCCAGAGCCCACAGCCAGCACCCTGGTCCTCTTCAGCAGCATCTGTCTATCAGCATCAGCAATCTCCCTACAGCACTCCCACATATGGCTCACCTTACAGCTCCCCACAACATCAAGTCCAGCCACAGCCCCAACCACAGCCTCAGCCCCAGCCACAACCCCAGCACCAGCAATATGTCTTTCTCCCTATTAGCTCCCCAACCCTTCCCAGCATGCCCTACCATCACCAGCAACAACCCCAACAACAGCCAGCTGTCTACAGGCCCTACCACACAAAAAGTTCTCTCAAGAACCAAATAGAGATTACCTTGGAGGGTCCACGACCACGCAGCAACTCACCCGTGCACACCCCTCACCCCCAAGGAGCGCTTTACATGGCCACCAGCCCTTCACCCAGCTCCCCTTCAAGGGGCATCACTATGAGTGGACCTCCAGGCCCAGCAGCCTTTCATCCTGGCTTGTACCTGCAGCACCAGGGTCCTGCAAGGCCTCGGCCAGCCTCTTCTCCTCAACCAGGCCAATCAGCCTACACTTTCAAAATCAAAGTGTCCCCCGGAGGTCAGGCCCAGAGGCCATCCAGCTCACCTCCAGTGACTGAAGCAGAGTCTCTTCTCAACATAGTAGACCAAGGGGAGCACAACGCTGCACCTGCACCCATCCTCCCCATTTCCGCTCTACCAGGGAATATTGCTAATCAATTTCAGCAAATGCCCCGACGCACAAGCTCAGGCTCTGATGACTATGCTTACACACAAG CTCTCTTGCTCCACCAGCGGGCCAGGATGGAGCGTCTACTGAAGGAACTGATGCTGGAGAAGCAGAAACTAGAGCAGCTCAAAGCTGATGTCAACAACATGGAATATGATGCCCTTCAAAGGCGCTTTCGACGAGTAAATTCAACCAGTCTTATACCCAGA CCAGAGGAGATGACCAGATTGCGGAGTTTTAACAGACAGCTTCAGATTGATATCGACTGTACTCTGAAAGAGACGGATCTACTGCAGTCTAGag GGAAGTTTGATCCAAAAGCAATGAACAACTTTTATGACAACATTCAGCCTGGTCCAGTTGTTCCACCTAAACCCGGAAAGAAAG AAGGGGAGCAGGGCTCCAAGTCAGTGCCAAGGCTTCAGAGGGACGAGGACTTTGAAGGCGCCCAGTGGAACTGTGAAAGCTGCACCTTCCTCAACCACCCTGCACTCAACCGCTGTGAACAGTGCGAGATGCCGCGCTGCACCTGA